A stretch of Arachis hypogaea cultivar Tifrunner chromosome 15, arahy.Tifrunner.gnm2.J5K5, whole genome shotgun sequence DNA encodes these proteins:
- the LOC112748003 gene encoding protein phosphatase 2C 29-like, with protein sequence MGRTSSLCNLFSCFAPPSTNDHHQQPPELAFQETEPLDETLGHSFCYVRSSNRFVSSPTHSPSHSDRFLSSPSASLRFSPTHTEPVFKSISGASVSANSSAPKTVLQFDADAAAGFPPRGSIVNGFEATSSFSALPLQPAPRGNGEPSGRAFFLSGPIESGAMSGPLDAGAAAEGGGPASSAGVPFSAPLGGLYAKKKRKKGIPGLRKAFHRRSLSEMKRPWVVPVLNFVGRKEDPPETEGGSGAAAPEVGKGESNVQWALGKAGEDRVHVVVSEEQGWLFVGIYDGFNGPDAPEFLMGHLYRAVHSELQGLFWEVEEEEKAVETNPSSEPASAPAAESSMAAEEDFKDDGGSAKRVTFQVEGTESRRRRLWELLAEDAAEDGLDLSGSDRFAFSVDDALSVSKEGSSGSRRWMVLSKLKHGLSKHKEGRGGKLLPWNLATEDKEKVEVETRAEEKSHGGDGTGNGNGGGRRRKVGPVDHDLVLRALSRALEMTELAYLDMTDKVIDTNPELALMGSCLLVALMRGEDVYVMNVGDSRAIVAQYEPIEVGCSKESGSHGDVGSGAESITEESSLGQGERAIRSGKEGPAQEMRLVALQLSTDHSTSVEEEIIRIKNEHPDDSHCIVNDRVKGRLKVTRAFGAGFLKQPKFNDAVLEMFRNEYIGTAPYVSCCPSLRHHRLCPRDQFLILSSDGLYQYLSNQEVVSQVESFMEKFPDGDPAQHLIEELLVRAAKKAGMDFHELLDIPQGDRRKYHDDVTVMVISLEGRIWKSSGKYP encoded by the exons ATGGGAAGAACCTCCTCACTCTGCAACCTCTTCTCTTGCTTCGCACCACCCTCCACCAACGACCACCACCAACAACCACCCGAGCTCGCATTCCAAGAAACCGAACCGCTAGACGAAACCCTAGGTCACTCATTCTGCTACGTCAGATCCTCAAATCGCTTCGTCTCTTCTCCCACTCACTCACCCTCTCATTCCGATCGCTTCCTCTCTTCCCCTTCCGCCTCCCTCCGCTTCTCCCCAACCCACACCGAACCCGTTTTCAAGTCCATTTCCGGTGCCTCCGTTAGCGCCAACAGCTCCGCTCCCAAAACCGTTCTCCAATTTGACGCTGATGCCGCAGCTGGTTTCCCTCCCAGGGGCAGTATCGTAAATGGATTCGAAGCCACGTCGTCGTTTAGCGCACTCCCGCTTCAGCCAGCTCCCAGAGGCAATGGTGAGCCTTCTGGAAGGGCTTTCTTCCTCTCCGGTCCAATCGAGAGCGGAGCTATGTCTGGTCCACTTGACGCCGGCGCCGCCGCGGAAGGGGGAGGACCCGCCTCCAGCGCCGGTGTTCCTTTCTCGGCGCCGCTGGGCGGGTTGTACGCCAAGAAGAAGCGGAAGAAGGGGATCCCCGGGCTTAGGAAGGCGTTCCATCGGAGAAGCCTCTCGGAGATGAAGCGGCCTTGGGTGGTGCCCGTGCTGAACTTCGTCGGGAGGAAGGAAGATCCGCCGGAGACTGAAGGAGGGAGCGGGGCTGCAGCGCCGGAGGTGGGGAAGGGCGAGAGCAATGTGCAGTGGGCGCTGGGGAAGGCAGGGGAGGATCGCGTGCACGTGGTGGTGTCGGAGGAGCAGGGTTGGTTGTTCGTGGGGATCTACGACGGCTTCAACGGCCCCGACGCGCCGGAGTTCTTAATGGGTCACCTCTACCGTGCTGTTCACAGTGAGCTTCAGGGGTTGTTTTGGGAagtcgaagaagaagaaaaagcagtggaaacTAACCCCTCGAGTGAACCTGCATCTGCACCTGCAGCTGAATCGTCAATGGCTGCTGAAGAAGATTTCAAGGACGACGGAGGGTCAGCAAAGAGAGTGACATTTCAGGTGGAGGGAACGGAGAGCAGGCGGCGCAGGCTGTGGGAGCTTCTTGCGGAGGATGCTGCTGAAGATGGGCTTGATCTTTCGGGTTCGGACAGGTTTGCATTTTCGGTTGATGATGCACTCAGCGTGAGCAAGGAGGGCTCATCAGGTAGTAGAAGGTGGATGGTGTTGTCAAAATTGAAGCATGGATTGTCAAAGCACAAGGAGGGCCGTGGGGGGAAGTTGTTACCTTGGAACTTGGCTACGGAAGATAAAGAGAAGGTTGAAGTGGAAACCCGGGCAGAAGAGAAATCTCATGGTGGGGATGGCACTGGCAATGGCAATGGTGGTGGTAGAAGACGGAAAGTGGGTCCAGTGGATCATGATCTGGTTTTGAGGGCATTGTCTCGGGCACTTGAGATGACAGAACTTGCATATTTGGATATGACGGATAAAGTTATCGATACAAATCCGGAGCTTGCTCTAATGGGGTCTTGCCTTCTAGTTGCTTTGATGAGGGGCGAGGATGTGTATGTGATGAACGTGGGTGATAGCAGGGCCATTGTTGCTCAGTATGAGCCCATAGAAGTTGGTTGTAGCAAGGAATCCGGAAGTCATGGGGATGTTGGGTCAGGTGCAGAGAGCATTACAGAGGAGTCTTCATTAGGCCAAGGTGAACGTGCCATCAGGTCGGGGAAGGAGGGTCCTGCTCAGGAAATGAGGTTGGTGGCATTGCAATTGTCCACTGACCACAGCACGAGTGTTGAAGAG GAAATCATTAGGATCAAGAATGAACATCCTGATGATAGCCACTGTATTGTAAATGATAGAGTGAAAGGCCGTCTTAAGGTCACCAGAGCGTTTGGGGCAGGATTTTTGAAACAG CCAAAATTCAATGATGCAGTACTAGAAATGTTTCGAAATGAATATATTGGAACTGCTCCATATGTATCCTGCTGCCCTTCATTACGTCATCATAGATTATGCCCTAGAGATCAGTTCTTGATCCTCTCATCTGATGGGTTATATCAATATCTAAGCAATCAAGAAGTGGTTTCTCAAGTGGAGAGCTTCATGGAAAAGTTTCCTGATGGAGATCCTGCCCAACATTTGATTGAGGAGCTGCTTGTCCGTGCAGCCAAAAAGGCTG GAATGGATTTTCATGAGTTGCTGGATATCCCTCAAGGAGATCGGAGGAAGTACCATGATGATGTTACTGTTATGGTGATATCACTCGAAGGAAGAATCTGGAAGTCATCAGGGAAGTACCCGTGA
- the LOC112748004 gene encoding protein ABCI7, chloroplastic-like yields MSTVAFTPTPLNPSFNSHKFVRTKPNRFSLQSKAIVTSDPFVLELAETLEDSLPSSTAPLQKLREASSESLLSTPWPSRRDEPFRFTDLSFLRYSNILPVSQHPPTTTLPAADSTSFLSLNIADGHPVTPLSNSSQLPQGVYVGTLSALASTPIIDRVMELMCAFDAGDLFWSINGVGAPDATVVYVPEGCRVETPIYLRYLAVEGGAEGSKTMRMSNPRVVVVVEKGAEVGIIEEFSAAEEGNDCYWTNSALEAVVGEGAKLTHSYIQNQSSSSAHIKWTSIRQESSSTYELTEISTGGKLGRHNLHIQQLGPDTVTELSTLHLSVGDQTQDLHSSLVLDHPRGYSRQLHKCIVAHSKGQAVFDGNIKVNRYAQQTDAGQLTRSLLLEPRASINVKPNLQIVADDVKCSHGAAISDLEESQLLYFRARGIDPKSARRVLIFAFGGEVIEKLPYPSIRERVRSQIKSLLDPSPK; encoded by the exons ATGAGTACTGTAGCCTTCACCCCAACACCTTTGAatccttccttcaattctcacaAATTCGTGAGAACCAAACCCAACAGATTCTCACTCCAATCAAAAGCCATCGTAACCTCAGATCCCTTCGTTTTAGAACTCGCAGAAACCCTCGAAGACTCTCTACCTTCCTCAACAGCCCCTCTCCAGAAGCTTCGAGAAGCTTCCTCCGAATCACTCCTCTCAACACCATGGCCTTCCCGCAGAGACGAGCCTTTCAGGTTCACCGATCTCTCCTTCCTCCGCTACTCCAACATCCTCCCCGTTTCTCAACACCCTCCCACCACCACTCTCCCCGCTGCCGACTCCACCTCCTTCCTCTCACTCAACATCGCCGACGGCCACCCCGTCACGCCCCTCTCCAACTCCTCCCAGCTTCCACAAGGCGTCTACGTAGGCACTCTGTCCGCTCTCGCATCCACCCCCATAATTGACCGCGTAATGGAGCTCATGTGCGCTTTCGACGCCGGCGATCTATTCTGGTCAATCAACGGTGTCGGTGCTCCCGACGCCACGGTGGTGTACGTGCCGGAAGGGTGCCGCGTGGAGACTCCCATCTATTTGAGGTACTTGGCCGTCGAGGGAGGTGCGGAGGGCTCGAAGACGATGCGAATGTCGAATCCgagagtggtggtggtggtggagaagGGCGCCGAAGTGGGTATCATCGAGGAGTTTTCGGCTGCGGAAGAAGGGAATGACTGTTATTGGACAAACTCCGCTTTGGAGGCGGTGGTCGGAGAAGGTGCTAAGCTTACTCATTCTTATATTCAAAACCAATCATCGAGTTCTGCACATATCAAGTGGACCTCTATTCGCCAG GAATCATCTAGTACATATGAGCTTACAGAGATAAGCACGGGAGGAAAATTGGGGAGGCACAATCTTCATATACAACAGCTTGGCCCAGACACGGTGACTGAGTTATCAACCTTGCACTTGTCTGTTGGTGATCAGACACAGGATCTGCATAGTAGTCTGGTCTTGGACCACCCCCGGGGCTATTCCCGTCAACTTCATAAATGCATTGTGGCACATTCAAAGGGACAAGCAGTTTTTGATGGCAATATCAAGGTTAACAG GTATGCTCAGCAGACAGATGCTGGACAGTTAACAAGAAGCCTTCTCCTCGAGCCTCGCGCTAGCATAAATGTAAAACCAAATCTCCAAATTGTGGCTGATGATGTCAAGTGCTCCCATGGAGCTGCGATAAGTGATCTAGAAGAAAGCCAACTCCTGTATTTCCGAGCACGTGGCATCGACCCAAAGTCAGCTAGAAGAGTTCTAATATTTGCCTTTGGAGGGGAGGTGATAGAGAAGTTGCCTTACCCTTCCATCAGAGAGAGAGTACGAAGTCAGATTAAAAGTTTACTAGATCCATCGCCAAAATGA
- the LOC112747998 gene encoding glycine cleavage system H protein, mitochondrial-like produces MALRLWASSTANVLKLSSAACRTHHLPSPFSLSRCFSTVLDGLKYANSHEWVKHEGSVATIGITDHAQDHLGEVVFVDLPEPGGSVKQGGSFGAVESVKATSDVNSPISGEIIEVNASLKETPGLINSSPYEGGWMIKVKPNSPAELDSLLGPKEYTKFCQEEDAAH; encoded by the exons ATGGCACTCAGGCTGTGGGCTTCTTCAACTGCAAATGTACTCAAACTATCTTCAGCAGCTTGTAGAACTCATCACCTCccatctcccttctctctctccagATGCTTCTCTACCG TGTTGGATGGACTCAAGTACGCAAACTCACATGAATGGGTCAAACATGAAGGCTCAGTGGCCACCATTGGAATCACTGACCATGCTCAG GACCATCTTGGAGAGGTTGTGTTTGTAGATCTGCCTGAAccaggtggttcagtgaaacaagGAGGCAGCTTTGGAGCCGTTGAGAGTGTAAAGGCAACCAGTGATGTCAACTCTCCAATCTCTGGTGAAATCATTGAGGTTAACGCTTCTCTCAAGGAAACCCCTGGCCTG ATAAACTCGAGCCCGTACGAAGGTGGATGGATGATAAAAGTAAAGCCAAATAGTCCAGCTGAATTGGATTCCTTGCTGGGACCAAAGGAGTACACTAAATTCTGCCAGGAAGAAGATGCTGCACATTGA